One Cryobacterium roopkundense genomic region harbors:
- a CDS encoding RNA polymerase-binding protein RbpA, producing MASGGSAIRGSRVGAGPMGEQDRGFHADRIKVSYWDALGNETVRYFAATLPDEEIPVTIDCPSSGLPAGRDKENPPSVVKLEPYKTHLAYVKERRTEDEAESLLEEALNQLRVRRGKLSPTN from the coding sequence ATGGCATCTGGCGGAAGTGCAATTCGTGGTTCACGGGTGGGAGCTGGCCCCATGGGGGAGCAGGACCGTGGTTTCCACGCCGATCGCATCAAGGTGTCCTACTGGGATGCCCTCGGCAACGAAACCGTTCGGTACTTCGCGGCCACGTTGCCTGACGAAGAAATCCCGGTCACCATCGATTGCCCGTCGTCAGGGCTGCCGGCCGGTCGTGACAAAGAAAACCCGCCTTCGGTTGTCAAGCTTGAGCCCTACAAGACTCACCTGGCCTACGTGAAGGAACGCCGAACTGAAGACGAGGCGGAGTCGCTCCTCGAAGAGGCTCTCAACCAGTTGCGGGTTCGCCGCGGCAAGCTGAGCCCCACGAACTAA
- the tkt gene encoding transketolase, with amino-acid sequence MAAFQWDSVDDQAVNTARILAADAVEKVGNGHPGTAMSLAPAAYLLFQKVMRRDPADNDWLGRDRFVLSVGHSSLTQYIQLYLGGYGLELDDLKALRTWGSRTPGHPEFGHTAGVEITTGPLGQGLASAVGFAYASRFERGLFDPDAAVGTSPFDHFVYVIAGDGDLQEGITSEASSLAGHQQLGNLIAIYDSNQISIEDDTNIAFTEDVAARYGSYNWHVQTVDWKKTGEYVEDVAALNDAITAAQGVTDKPSLIILKTIIGWPSPNKQNSGKIHGSALGAEELAGVKTVLGFDPEKTFDVSPDVIAHTRLALERGAQQHADWTVQFDVWAAENPERKVLLDRILTGDLPDGVEEALPVFPAGTAVSTRAASGKVLGALGPVIPELWGGSADLAESNNTTIAGAASFVPSEHSTAAWTGNKYGRVLHFGIREHAMAAILNGIVLHGNTRAFGGTFLIFSDYMRPAVRLAALMKVPSIFVWTHDSVALGEDGPTHQPIEQLATLRAIPGLDVVRPGDATETAWAWKTILERRQGPAGIALTRQNIPVFERGEGAASGETFASASHVAQGAYVLAEAPGGTPDVILIATGSEVQLAVEARTTLAADGINARVVSAPCLEWFEEQPAEYRESVLPKNVTARVSIEAGIALTWSRYVGDRGRSISIEHFGASADYQTLFREFGITTEAVVAAAKESIAH; translated from the coding sequence GTGGCAGCTTTCCAATGGGATTCCGTTGACGATCAGGCGGTTAATACCGCGCGAATTCTTGCGGCGGATGCCGTGGAGAAGGTTGGGAACGGGCACCCCGGTACGGCCATGAGCCTCGCGCCCGCCGCCTACCTGCTCTTCCAGAAGGTGATGCGTCGCGATCCGGCCGACAACGATTGGCTTGGCCGGGACCGCTTTGTTCTCTCGGTGGGCCACAGCTCTTTGACCCAGTACATCCAGCTGTACCTCGGCGGCTACGGCCTCGAACTGGATGATCTCAAGGCCTTGCGCACCTGGGGATCCAGGACTCCTGGCCACCCGGAGTTCGGTCACACCGCCGGCGTTGAAATCACCACGGGACCGCTCGGCCAGGGGCTCGCCTCCGCCGTGGGCTTCGCCTACGCGTCACGCTTCGAGCGCGGATTGTTCGACCCTGACGCAGCCGTCGGCACGAGCCCCTTTGATCACTTCGTGTACGTGATTGCCGGCGACGGGGACCTGCAGGAGGGCATCACCTCGGAGGCATCTTCCCTCGCCGGACACCAGCAGCTCGGCAACCTGATTGCCATCTACGACAGCAACCAGATCTCAATCGAAGACGACACCAACATCGCCTTCACCGAGGACGTCGCCGCACGCTACGGCTCCTACAACTGGCACGTGCAGACGGTCGACTGGAAGAAGACCGGCGAATACGTTGAAGACGTCGCTGCCCTCAACGATGCCATTACGGCCGCGCAGGGTGTCACCGACAAGCCGTCCCTGATCATCCTCAAGACGATCATCGGCTGGCCGAGTCCCAATAAGCAGAACTCCGGCAAAATCCATGGTTCAGCGCTCGGGGCCGAAGAGCTCGCCGGCGTGAAGACGGTGCTCGGCTTCGACCCGGAGAAGACCTTCGATGTGTCCCCCGACGTCATCGCACACACCCGCCTTGCTCTCGAGCGTGGAGCTCAGCAGCACGCTGACTGGACCGTTCAGTTCGACGTGTGGGCCGCGGAGAACCCGGAACGCAAGGTCCTGCTGGACCGTATCCTCACCGGTGACCTTCCCGATGGCGTCGAAGAGGCACTCCCCGTCTTCCCGGCCGGAACGGCCGTGTCGACGCGTGCAGCGTCCGGCAAGGTGCTGGGCGCCCTCGGCCCGGTCATTCCGGAATTGTGGGGAGGCTCGGCCGACCTCGCCGAGTCGAACAACACCACGATCGCCGGTGCCGCGTCGTTCGTCCCCAGTGAGCACTCGACGGCGGCCTGGACCGGCAACAAGTACGGTCGCGTCCTCCACTTCGGCATTCGCGAACACGCGATGGCGGCGATCCTCAACGGCATCGTGTTGCACGGCAACACGCGGGCCTTCGGCGGAACGTTCCTGATCTTCAGCGACTATATGCGCCCGGCGGTGCGACTCGCAGCGCTCATGAAGGTTCCGTCGATCTTCGTCTGGACCCACGACTCGGTGGCTCTCGGCGAGGACGGTCCCACCCACCAGCCGATCGAACAGCTCGCCACCCTGCGCGCCATTCCGGGCCTCGACGTGGTTCGCCCCGGAGACGCGACCGAAACCGCCTGGGCCTGGAAGACGATCCTCGAGCGTCGCCAGGGTCCGGCCGGAATCGCCCTGACCCGTCAGAACATTCCGGTGTTTGAGCGTGGAGAGGGCGCGGCGTCCGGCGAGACCTTCGCCTCGGCCTCACACGTCGCCCAGGGCGCCTACGTGCTCGCTGAAGCACCGGGCGGGACGCCTGACGTTATTCTGATCGCCACCGGCTCCGAGGTGCAATTGGCTGTCGAAGCCCGCACCACACTCGCAGCCGACGGCATCAACGCCCGCGTAGTGTCCGCGCCCTGCCTTGAGTGGTTCGAGGAGCAGCCCGCGGAGTACCGCGAATCCGTTCTGCCGAAGAATGTCACCGCGCGGGTATCGATTGAAGCCGGAATCGCGTTGACTTGGAGTAGGTACGTGGGTGATCGCGGTCGCAGCATCTCGATCGAGCACTTCGGTGCGTCGGCCGACTACCAGACCCTCTTCCGCGAATTCGGAATCACCACCGAGGCCGTCGTGGCCGCGGCCAAGGAATCCATCGCGCACTAG
- a CDS encoding glucose-6-phosphate dehydrogenase assembly protein OpcA, with amino-acid sequence MIVDLPDTTTAKISKALVRIREEGGAVALGRVLTLIISSTMGHEEEAITAANDASREHPMRVIVVSTEGPDTPQIQTTPRVDAEIRVGGDAGASEVIVLRVYGAAASDPESLVTGLLLPDAPVVAWWPGLAPEVPADSPLGRIAYRRITDASAQPDPQDALQRLRTSYRPGDTDFAWTRLTLWRTQLAAVLDQPPYEPVTSIHVTGAADSPSTTLLAAWLHMQLKAPVGCELTSGPHANGLYGVNLTRAGGVISLEREIPGIATLIQPGQPVQDLSLRRRSLRDCLADELRRLDPDDLYGEVITRGLPLLEDVVNSETGVPA; translated from the coding sequence ATGATCGTCGATCTGCCCGATACCACGACCGCCAAGATCTCCAAGGCGCTCGTACGGATACGCGAGGAGGGCGGCGCTGTCGCCCTCGGACGCGTGCTGACCCTTATCATCTCGTCGACCATGGGACACGAGGAGGAGGCCATCACCGCCGCCAACGACGCCTCACGCGAGCACCCCATGCGCGTGATCGTCGTCTCGACTGAGGGACCCGACACACCCCAGATCCAGACCACGCCCCGCGTGGACGCTGAAATTCGCGTCGGAGGCGACGCCGGGGCCAGTGAGGTCATCGTGCTTCGTGTGTACGGAGCTGCCGCCAGCGACCCCGAGAGTCTCGTGACGGGCCTCTTGCTCCCCGATGCCCCCGTGGTGGCTTGGTGGCCCGGGCTGGCACCCGAGGTTCCGGCCGACTCCCCTCTGGGACGGATCGCCTACCGACGGATTACGGACGCGTCGGCGCAGCCCGACCCGCAGGACGCTTTGCAGCGTCTGCGGACGAGCTACCGCCCCGGCGACACCGACTTCGCGTGGACACGTCTCACGCTCTGGCGCACCCAACTCGCCGCAGTACTCGACCAGCCGCCCTACGAGCCCGTCACGTCGATCCACGTCACGGGCGCCGCAGACTCACCCTCCACGACTCTGCTGGCCGCGTGGCTGCACATGCAGTTGAAGGCACCCGTCGGCTGTGAGCTCACATCGGGCCCGCACGCCAATGGCCTGTACGGAGTGAACCTGACACGCGCCGGCGGGGTCATCTCCCTCGAACGGGAGATACCCGGCATCGCCACTCTGATTCAACCTGGACAGCCCGTGCAGGACCTCTCACTGCGTCGCCGCAGTCTGCGGGACTGTCTGGCGGACGAGCTCCGCAGGCTCGATCCCGATGACCTGTATGGTGAGGTCATTACGCGCGGCCTTCCACTTCTGGAAGACGTGGTGAACTCAGAGACCGGAGTGCCAGCGTGA
- a CDS encoding glucose-6-phosphate isomerase: MSFRISVSGSAADAVRRVVPTLVDDLVASGITALDPALWGPEAEAEAAKRLGWTESVSISRPLVDEISALRDTLRAAGVTHIALAGMGGSSLAPEVITNTAGASLTVLDATDPGQVLAALADNLASTALVVSSKSGSTVETDSQRRVFERAFLAAGIDPAERIIVVTDPGSPLEASAREAGYRVFTADPNVGGRYSALTAFGLVPSGLAGVDIGKLLDEADAISLALAVDTLDNPGLVLGAAIASASPRRDKLAIVADGTHIVGFADWVEQLIAESTGKLGTGILPVVLDLDAPELAANLPDVQLVRVVADAGQEIFVDHDGADEIRVSGTLGAQFLVWEYATVVAGRLLGINPFDQPDVESAKIATRGLLDERPAPEPAAFISDGIEVRGTPHVIGAASDLASAIDALLEELGPDGYVAVQAYVNRLALPQLVEIRSKLATLAKRPITFGWGPRFLHSTGQFHKGGTATGVFLQILATPPEDLDIPDRPFTFGELIQAQASGDASVLAEHGRPVLTLTLTAPDANLATLFRALD, translated from the coding sequence TTGAGCTTCCGCATTTCCGTCAGCGGCTCCGCCGCCGACGCCGTTCGCAGAGTCGTGCCTACCCTCGTCGACGACCTTGTTGCCTCCGGCATCACAGCGCTCGACCCCGCCCTATGGGGTCCCGAAGCCGAAGCAGAGGCCGCCAAACGTCTCGGCTGGACAGAGTCCGTCTCGATTTCCCGGCCGCTCGTCGACGAGATCTCTGCACTCAGGGACACCCTGCGCGCCGCCGGAGTGACGCACATCGCCCTCGCCGGCATGGGAGGGTCCTCGCTCGCCCCCGAGGTCATCACGAACACTGCCGGTGCCTCACTGACCGTGCTCGACGCGACCGACCCCGGCCAAGTGCTCGCCGCGCTGGCGGACAACCTCGCGTCGACGGCACTCGTGGTTTCGTCGAAGTCGGGATCCACCGTTGAAACCGACAGCCAGCGTCGCGTGTTCGAGCGGGCCTTCCTGGCCGCCGGCATCGACCCGGCCGAACGCATCATTGTGGTGACAGACCCCGGATCGCCGCTCGAGGCATCCGCTCGGGAGGCCGGGTACAGGGTCTTCACTGCCGACCCCAACGTTGGCGGCCGCTACTCCGCGCTGACGGCGTTCGGACTCGTTCCGTCCGGACTCGCCGGTGTCGACATCGGAAAACTGCTCGATGAAGCCGACGCGATCTCCCTCGCGCTCGCAGTCGACACGCTCGACAACCCAGGACTCGTGCTCGGCGCCGCCATCGCTTCCGCCAGCCCGCGCCGGGACAAGCTCGCCATCGTGGCCGACGGAACCCACATTGTGGGCTTCGCCGACTGGGTTGAACAGCTCATCGCCGAGTCGACAGGAAAGCTCGGAACCGGAATCCTGCCGGTCGTTCTCGACCTCGATGCCCCGGAGCTGGCGGCCAACCTGCCTGACGTGCAATTGGTTCGCGTTGTTGCCGACGCCGGCCAGGAGATCTTTGTCGACCACGACGGCGCAGACGAGATTCGCGTCAGCGGAACCCTCGGCGCGCAGTTCCTGGTCTGGGAATATGCGACGGTTGTGGCGGGTCGCCTTCTGGGTATCAATCCGTTCGACCAGCCCGATGTGGAATCCGCCAAGATCGCCACCCGCGGTCTGCTGGACGAACGACCGGCGCCCGAGCCCGCAGCTTTCATCTCCGACGGCATCGAGGTACGTGGCACCCCTCACGTGATCGGGGCCGCGAGCGACCTCGCCTCGGCCATCGACGCCCTTCTGGAAGAGCTTGGACCGGACGGATACGTGGCCGTGCAGGCCTACGTCAACCGACTCGCTCTCCCCCAACTCGTCGAGATCCGCTCGAAACTCGCCACGCTCGCCAAACGACCGATCACCTTCGGCTGGGGCCCGCGTTTCCTGCACTCCACGGGCCAGTTCCACAAGGGCGGCACGGCGACGGGTGTCTTTTTGCAGATTCTGGCCACACCGCCGGAAGACCTGGACATTCCCGATCGCCCCTTCACGTTCGGTGAGCTCATCCAAGCCCAGGCCAGCGGTGACGCGAGCGTGTTGGCCGAGCACGGTCGCCCGGTGCTCACTCTCACGCTGACCGCACCGGACGCCAACCTCGCGACGCTCTTCCGAGCGCTCGACTAG
- the zwf gene encoding glucose-6-phosphate dehydrogenase, protein MSPVEITPEFNPLRSPSDYRLNRIAGPSSLVIFGVTGDLSRKKLMPAVYDLANRGLLPPGFALVGFARRDWDHQDFMQVVHDSVKQYARTEFHEDVWAQLAEGIRFVPGTFDDDDAFEVLKDTIAQLDRERGTMGNHAFYLAIPPKAFPLVTEQLRRSGLAEQKDGQWRRVVIEKPFGSDLKTARELNDVVESVFPPDSVFRIDHYLGKETVQNILALRFANQMFEPLWNANHVEHVQITMAEDIGVGGRAGYYDGIGAARDVIQNHLLQLLALTAMEEPISFEAADLRAEKEKVLASVHLPEDLGLGTARGQYTGGWQGGEKVVGFLDEDGMNPESITETYAALRLTIDNRRWSGVPFYLRAGKRLGRRVTEIAVVFKRAPQYLFAESQTAELGHNALVIRVQPDEGVTIRFGSKVPGVGMQVRDVTMDFGYGHAFTEASPEAYERLILDVLLGDPPLFPRHEEVELSWKILDPIEEYWATQGQPEQYRPGTWGPPSADELLGRDGRKWRRP, encoded by the coding sequence ATGTCCCCGGTGGAAATCACCCCGGAGTTTAATCCGTTGCGTTCACCCTCCGATTACCGTCTGAATCGCATTGCCGGGCCTTCAAGCCTCGTGATCTTCGGCGTGACCGGAGACCTGTCGCGGAAGAAGCTCATGCCCGCCGTCTACGACCTGGCCAATCGTGGCCTGCTCCCGCCCGGCTTTGCGCTGGTCGGGTTTGCACGCCGCGACTGGGACCATCAGGACTTCATGCAGGTCGTGCACGATTCAGTGAAGCAGTATGCCCGCACCGAATTCCACGAGGATGTGTGGGCTCAACTTGCCGAAGGCATCCGTTTCGTGCCCGGCACGTTCGACGATGACGACGCCTTCGAGGTGCTTAAGGACACGATCGCCCAGCTGGACCGCGAACGCGGAACAATGGGAAACCACGCCTTCTACCTCGCGATTCCCCCGAAAGCTTTCCCGCTCGTCACCGAGCAGCTACGCCGCTCTGGCCTTGCCGAGCAGAAGGATGGCCAGTGGCGTCGCGTCGTCATCGAGAAGCCGTTCGGCAGTGACCTGAAGACAGCGCGTGAGCTCAACGACGTCGTCGAATCTGTGTTTCCTCCGGACTCCGTGTTCCGGATTGACCACTACCTCGGCAAAGAGACGGTTCAGAACATCCTCGCGCTGCGCTTTGCGAACCAGATGTTCGAGCCGCTGTGGAATGCCAACCACGTGGAGCACGTGCAGATCACCATGGCCGAGGACATCGGAGTGGGCGGCCGGGCCGGGTACTACGACGGCATCGGCGCGGCACGCGATGTGATTCAGAATCACCTCCTGCAGCTTCTCGCGCTCACCGCGATGGAGGAACCCATCTCTTTCGAGGCCGCAGACCTGCGCGCCGAGAAGGAAAAGGTGCTGGCCTCCGTGCATCTACCAGAAGACCTCGGTCTCGGTACCGCGCGCGGGCAGTACACGGGCGGTTGGCAGGGCGGTGAGAAGGTTGTCGGTTTTCTCGACGAAGACGGCATGAACCCGGAGTCAATCACCGAGACCTACGCCGCCCTCCGCTTGACCATCGACAACCGTCGCTGGTCGGGTGTTCCCTTCTACCTGCGCGCTGGAAAGCGCCTCGGACGTCGTGTCACCGAAATTGCCGTGGTGTTCAAGCGCGCCCCGCAGTACCTCTTTGCCGAGAGCCAGACTGCCGAGCTCGGGCACAATGCACTGGTGATCCGCGTGCAGCCGGACGAGGGTGTCACCATCCGCTTCGGTTCGAAGGTGCCCGGCGTCGGCATGCAGGTGCGGGACGTCACAATGGACTTCGGTTACGGCCACGCCTTCACCGAGGCGAGCCCCGAGGCCTACGAACGCCTGATCCTGGACGTTCTGCTGGGTGATCCGCCGCTCTTCCCCCGCCACGAAGAGGTTGAACTCTCGTGGAAGATTCTTGACCCCATCGAGGAATACTGGGCAACCCAGGGCCAGCCCGAACAATACCGGCCCGGCACCTGGGGGCCCCCGTCCGCCGATGAGCTGCTGGGCCGCGACGGCCGTAAATGGAGACGCCCATGA
- the pgl gene encoding 6-phosphogluconolactonase has product MTNERRVLVHQNKQALASSVAARFITKMVDILHEEGEANVILTGGSVGIAVLAAINESAARDTIDWARVSFWWGDERWVPRAHPDRNEGQARTALLDHLAIPAANIHPFSASDEGLSLSEGAERYAADLAELAPLGALLPRFDIAFLGVGPDGHVASLFPHGAGIRENEASVISVLNSPKPPSKRLSLTRPVLNSSDRVWMVLAGSDKASALGLALAGASRDEVPAAGIKGRKRTVFFVDNEAAAEVPESLIAPSY; this is encoded by the coding sequence GTGACCAACGAACGACGAGTTCTGGTTCACCAGAACAAACAGGCTCTGGCCAGCTCTGTCGCGGCTCGATTCATCACCAAGATGGTGGACATCCTGCACGAGGAGGGTGAGGCTAATGTGATTCTCACGGGCGGCTCCGTGGGTATCGCGGTGCTGGCTGCCATCAACGAGTCTGCGGCCCGCGACACCATTGACTGGGCTCGAGTGAGTTTCTGGTGGGGTGATGAGCGCTGGGTTCCACGCGCTCACCCCGACCGCAATGAGGGCCAGGCGCGTACGGCGCTGTTGGATCATCTCGCCATTCCAGCCGCGAACATTCACCCCTTCTCCGCCTCGGATGAGGGACTCTCCCTCTCCGAGGGCGCCGAGCGCTACGCGGCTGACCTCGCCGAACTCGCTCCATTAGGAGCCCTGTTGCCGCGATTCGACATCGCGTTCCTCGGGGTGGGGCCAGACGGCCATGTGGCCTCACTCTTCCCACACGGCGCAGGCATCCGGGAGAACGAGGCGAGCGTCATCTCCGTGCTCAATTCGCCCAAGCCCCCGTCCAAACGGCTCTCCCTGACCCGCCCCGTTCTGAACTCCTCGGATCGGGTCTGGATGGTCCTGGCCGGTTCAGACAAGGCCTCCGCCCTCGGGCTCGCCCTGGCAGGTGCAAGCCGGGACGAAGTGCCCGCTGCCGGGATCAAGGGGCGAAAGCGCACGGTTTTCTTTGTTGACAACGAAGCCGCTGCCGAGGTTCCTGAGAGCCTCATCGCTCCATCGTACTGA
- a CDS encoding ABC transporter permease translates to MLDYIGDRFDQILFSSWQHFSLVVQCLILATVIAVLVAALVYRSTAFTSVANSVSAIGLTIPSFAFIGLLIAPIGFGVAPAVIVVTFFASLPILRNAVVGLSGVAPSIVESARGIGMSRFRTLVQVELPIAWPVILNGIRVSAQMVMGIAAVAAYSLGPGLGGFIFSGLSRLGGANSLESVWTGVIGVVVLALLLDLLIVGLGRLTTPRGIRV, encoded by the coding sequence GTGTTGGATTACATCGGGGACAGGTTCGATCAGATCCTGTTCTCCAGCTGGCAGCACTTCAGTCTGGTGGTGCAGTGCCTGATTCTGGCGACTGTGATCGCCGTTCTCGTGGCAGCTCTCGTGTATCGGAGCACCGCATTCACGTCGGTAGCCAACTCGGTGTCGGCCATCGGGCTCACGATTCCGTCTTTCGCGTTCATCGGGCTGCTGATTGCGCCGATCGGGTTCGGGGTTGCGCCGGCGGTCATCGTCGTGACGTTCTTCGCGAGCCTGCCGATCCTGCGAAACGCCGTGGTCGGCCTGTCCGGGGTTGCGCCGTCGATCGTGGAGTCGGCGCGCGGCATCGGGATGAGCCGTTTCCGTACCCTGGTGCAGGTTGAACTTCCCATTGCGTGGCCCGTCATCCTGAACGGTATCCGGGTCTCGGCCCAGATGGTGATGGGAATCGCTGCGGTGGCCGCGTACTCCCTCGGCCCCGGGCTCGGGGGCTTCATCTTCTCGGGGCTGTCCCGTCTCGGGGGTGCCAATTCCCTCGAGTCCGTCTGGACGGGCGTTATCGGCGTCGTCGTGCTCGCTCTTCTTCTTGACCTTCTCATTGTCGGCCTCGGTCGACTCACTACTCCGCGAGGTATCCGTGTTTGA
- a CDS encoding heme o synthase, whose translation MDVALQTMETTPRTLKRTLKAYLSLTKPRVVELLLVVTAPTMLLAERGIPNLWLVLATLIGGALSAGSAGAFNCYLDRDIDRVMHRTQNRPLVTGELSDREALVFAYALGVASIAWLAIFTNVLAAALSFGAILLYVVFYTMILKRRTPQNIVWGGIAGCMPVLIGWAAVTGDLSWPPVILFMIIFLWTPPHYWPLSMKYRADYQAAGVPMLAVVRGRAQVGLQVILYAWATVACSLLLIPIAGMGLTYTFVALVTGGWFIYETHRLYNLAIRHEHVSPMRVFHGSIAYLTLLFVAVGIDPLLPF comes from the coding sequence ATGGACGTCGCCCTTCAGACCATGGAAACAACTCCGCGTACGCTGAAGCGCACGCTCAAGGCCTATCTCTCGCTGACTAAACCGCGGGTCGTTGAGTTGCTTCTGGTCGTGACGGCACCGACCATGCTGTTGGCGGAGCGGGGCATCCCGAACCTGTGGCTGGTCCTGGCGACGTTGATCGGTGGCGCGCTGAGCGCGGGATCCGCCGGGGCATTCAACTGTTACCTCGATCGCGACATTGATCGGGTCATGCACCGCACGCAGAACCGCCCTCTCGTCACCGGGGAACTAAGCGACCGCGAGGCGCTCGTCTTTGCTTACGCCCTCGGGGTCGCATCGATCGCGTGGCTTGCTATCTTCACGAACGTGCTCGCCGCGGCGCTGTCTTTCGGGGCCATCCTGCTTTACGTAGTGTTCTACACGATGATCCTCAAGCGGCGCACGCCGCAGAACATCGTGTGGGGCGGCATCGCCGGCTGCATGCCCGTTCTGATCGGCTGGGCCGCCGTCACCGGCGACCTGTCGTGGCCCCCTGTAATCCTGTTCATGATCATCTTCCTGTGGACGCCGCCGCACTACTGGCCGCTGTCAATGAAGTACCGCGCCGACTACCAGGCCGCCGGCGTGCCGATGCTCGCCGTCGTGCGCGGTCGCGCGCAGGTGGGGCTGCAGGTCATTCTGTACGCGTGGGCAACCGTGGCGTGTTCCCTGCTGCTGATTCCGATTGCGGGCATGGGGCTCACGTACACCTTTGTGGCCCTCGTGACCGGTGGCTGGTTCATCTACGAGACCCACCGCCTCTACAACCTCGCGATCCGTCACGAGCACGTGTCGCCGATGCGGGTCTTCCACGGATCCATCGCCTATCTCACCCTTCTGTTCGTGGCAGTCGGCATCGATCCGCTGCTGCCTTTTTAG
- the tal gene encoding transaldolase — protein MTEITTPLAQLSAAGVSIWLDDLSRERIVSGGLQQLIDNSNVVGVTTNPTIFAGALANGDAYATQVAALAAAGTSVPDAVFEITTDDVTAASDIFRPLYHSTGGVDGRVSIEVEPGLARDAAGTIIQAAQLWAKVNRPNAMIKIPATVEGLEAITATIARGISVNVTLIFSLERHRQVINAYLTGLEQAKAAGLDISTIHSVASFFVSRVDTEINNRLDDIGTDTALALKSKAGVANAQLAYEVFEQAFSSERALGLIKAGANKQRPLWASTGVKDPTLPDTLYVTELVAPEVVNTMPEKTMLAAADHAVVPADSVTGSYAAANAVLDALAAVGVSYTDVTRVLEEEGVSKFVVSWNELLETVAGALAAAETSVVR, from the coding sequence ATGACTGAAATCACCACCCCCCTCGCCCAGCTTTCCGCCGCCGGCGTGAGCATTTGGCTCGACGACCTGTCCCGCGAACGAATCGTCTCAGGCGGGCTGCAGCAGCTCATCGACAACAGCAACGTGGTCGGCGTCACGACCAACCCCACGATCTTCGCCGGCGCCCTCGCCAACGGTGACGCCTACGCCACCCAGGTCGCCGCCCTCGCCGCCGCCGGCACGAGCGTTCCCGACGCAGTCTTCGAGATCACCACCGACGACGTCACCGCCGCGAGCGACATCTTTCGCCCCCTCTATCACAGCACCGGCGGGGTTGACGGCCGTGTGTCCATCGAGGTCGAGCCGGGCCTCGCCCGCGACGCCGCTGGAACCATCATTCAGGCCGCCCAACTGTGGGCCAAGGTCAACCGGCCGAACGCGATGATCAAGATTCCGGCCACCGTCGAGGGCCTCGAAGCCATCACCGCGACGATCGCCAGGGGCATCAGCGTCAACGTGACACTCATCTTCAGCCTCGAGCGTCACCGTCAGGTCATCAACGCCTACCTCACCGGGCTCGAGCAGGCCAAAGCCGCCGGACTGGATATTTCCACGATCCACTCCGTCGCCTCGTTCTTCGTCTCACGCGTCGACACCGAGATCAACAATCGCCTCGACGACATCGGAACGGATACGGCCCTCGCGCTCAAGAGCAAGGCCGGCGTCGCCAACGCCCAGCTCGCCTACGAGGTCTTCGAGCAGGCATTCAGCAGCGAACGCGCACTCGGGCTGATCAAGGCCGGCGCCAACAAGCAGCGCCCGTTGTGGGCCTCCACCGGGGTCAAGGATCCCACCCTGCCCGACACGCTGTATGTCACAGAGCTCGTCGCTCCGGAGGTCGTCAACACGATGCCCGAGAAGACTATGCTCGCCGCAGCAGACCACGCTGTCGTTCCCGCCGACTCGGTGACCGGCTCCTATGCTGCCGCCAACGCCGTGCTCGATGCCCTCGCGGCCGTCGGAGTGTCCTACACCGACGTGACGCGCGTTCTCGAAGAGGAAGGCGTCTCGAAGTTCGTCGTCTCCTGGAACGAACTGCTCGAGACGGTCGCGGGCGCACTCGCCGCAGCCGAGACCTCGGTCGTCCGTTGA
- the secG gene encoding preprotein translocase subunit SecG, protein MEILQVVLQVLVGITSLLLTMLILLHKGRGGGLSDMFGGGVTSNLGASGVAERNLNRITVILGLLWITCIVVLGLITKFDTGA, encoded by the coding sequence GTGGAGATTCTCCAGGTTGTGTTGCAGGTCCTCGTAGGAATTACGAGTCTCCTGCTCACCATGCTCATTCTGTTGCACAAGGGTCGGGGCGGTGGGCTGTCCGACATGTTCGGCGGCGGGGTCACGTCGAACCTCGGGGCGTCCGGTGTTGCGGAGCGCAACCTTAACCGCATTACGGTCATCCTGGGGTTGCTCTGGATCACGTGCATCGTGGTTCTCGGCCTGATCACCAAGTTCGACACCGGCGCTTAA